From the genome of Daphnia pulex isolate KAP4 chromosome 12, ASM2113471v1:
TTCATTTCCCAAGAGTTAAGGTGAACCCCaccaaaattataaatttgcCTGATGGTTTTCTCCCTTTAGCATGTCCTTCCGGTTGGATGACGTCTGAGCTCTTCTTGTTGTCGTTGCAGCatcgattgaaaaatgttaagGGTTCTCCTGAGAAGCCAATCCTTCTTATTCTTGACAATCAAACTAGTCACATTAGCTATCCCGTAGTTGAGTTTTGCAAGAAAAGTGGCATAGTTCTGTTCACGTTGCCACCTCACACATCTCATGTGACTCAGCCCCTTGACAAGTGTTAATTCGGTCCAATGAAATCGGACATGTCGAAAGAACACCGTCACTGGATGCGAAATCATCCAGGGGAGAGAAATTCCATTTATGATGTGCCTCAGTTAACAAAAGCACCATACCAGAGGAGATTTAATTCCAAAAACATCAAATCCGCATTTGCTGCTTGCGGTATTTATCCACTCAACCGACATGCAGTCCCAGAGCACAGCATGTTTGCACCATCGTCTGTGACTGATTTGCCTAACGGTATACGAAATgagaaattatatttaatgATTGTGTTTCATAATGGTTTATCAACTTAGTAGCACCACCGAATGGAACTGAAGTAAGAAATTCACTGTCAGCTCTTGTGTATGAAACAGATTCTCAACAAGATGTTTTAGGTTATATACTTAATCCTCATCTAAATCAGCAaggtatttttaaacaaaatttattgttaAACTGGATTAATTAACACTTTAAATACAATTACATTGCAATTACAAGAACAGAGGTTCTTCTCGTGTATTGACGAATTCTCCAGAAATTGCTAAGTTGAAAGAGgcacacaacacaaaagtgttgaaagaaaacaattgtgTTTTAAGGTAGTTGAGAaaagtccaaaaagaaaataacaacaatgtAAGATTTActtgaatattttatattgAGTTACCGCATGCATTAttgtattaatgtttaaatgttttcatcTACGtgaaaactttcaattttttttattgtcgtgATAAGGCTTGTACTACAAAGACTACAGCAACGACGACTATATGTACCCAATCATAATCAGTGCACCCACCGTCCAAGTCGCCTTTATTGATTTCAGCTACGGCGAAGGCGacgaagaataaaagaaaatcaaaatgcaaTAACGAAAATGTTGATCTTAACAAGAACTACTCTCCGTCGAAGAAATCAAAGGCTACTATTCAACGAACCTGGATTCCTCGTGAAGTGAAACGTGTGTTATTTTTGGGTTAAGCCCGTCTTAGTCatttaacaatttaaatttaaaacaaagatTTCTAGTGTTGATTACCATACATGTGTGCATTTAAGTAACTTGCAATTTCACTAATTTATTATCGATTCTCTTTGTCTAAAATCAAAATGCCAAAGGTAAATGTAAGTGCCATTCAATAATTAATCATCTTTctgtttcaaagaagaaatgagatCTTTGTATTCCAATCTTTATCGACATGTTCCATAATCACGATACATAATGTGGCCTACGTTTTCATTTACCTCAATGGAAAGTGGAAatacagaaatgaaaaaaaaactaatcgaCGTATTGTGAACCACGATTGTTGACGACCTGCTGAAGTTTGACGGGAATTTGCTTGAAGAGTTGCTTGATAAATTCGGCAGTGCAAACCTTTGACCACATCGAGGTGATTTCTCTCTCCAAACTGCCCAGAGAGCTAGCTTTACGTTCTCTTCAGTAAACTTGAGAGACATTTCCAGCCACAATTGCTCAAGTGGCATAATATCACCAAAAGACTTTGGccagtcaacaacaaaaatgctACTTTTGTGCTCTCCCGAAAACTCATTAACAGCTTTGCTGCGATGGACAGGATACCTGTTAACAGGAATGAAAACAATGTAATATGGCTACAGCAGACAAAACATTgcttttaacttttcttaCCAGTCGTGCACAAGGCCAATACGTTCACTCAAACACAAAGGAAGCACATACTGCCTCAGAATATTTTTGTAGTGATTAGAATCAAACTTTCCTTTTACTCGACATATGGCAGACTCCTGTGCAGGTAAAGAAATCATGCCCCAAACGCAGCCAAGCACAGTGtttggttcttctttttctgatccACATTTTAATCCTATGTTTCCTTTCTCGTCGTAACTAAATGTTTTATAACAGTTAATGAAAGACATGATTGAATCACAATTGAAGAGTTAAAAGATAAATGTTTGTTACCTGAAGCGTTGGGTATCACAATAGGTCACATTTTCCACATACTGATGTAAATTTCTTAAACATCTTGTTGGCCCTTCTTCTCTAATTATTCTAATGTCTTCATTTACTTTCGtacgaaacattttcaagtgTTGTCAGAAAATAACTACAGCAAAATTTAGTGACACTTTTTATCAGACGATTAATTTTTGTCTGCTTGTTAGCTCGTCTGTGTAATAATCAATAGTTAATCGATAGCTAATCAATAGTTAATGGAACCTTTCCAAAAGTTGTCCTAGCAAAACCCGTTCTTGCTGCCCCACCCAACCCCGCTCAAGGTACCCAATTGTTTCGTTTAATGCGAACAAACGAAGGGTCCAACATATATTTTGCAAACAGCAAAATggaagaggaaagaatttcctttaaaatgttgcaattacatttaaatgaAACAATGCTATATAAAcaccttttttactttgaatgAAAAGGTAAAGGCTAAAACCAAAACGGTAAAACACTTTTTTGCCGTTTCCCAGAGAAGTAAtggttggaaataaaaaaatatttgtaagcATATGCATCACACACTTGTTAATACGGggctaaaagaaattttttttttgtcattacagaaacttacataaaacccctctgtcccatccaaccctgtcccatccaaccccactctcccctactcttccgtgtttttttacttcaaactTCATCTTGATTATGACAATGAGGAGAAATTGATGTTGTGGCTGGGCCTAGCAATCAGAAAAAACAGGTAACAATACAATAGGGAAACGTCTCCACCACTGGTTTGTACTTACTCTTCCATGTTTATTTACTTTAAACTCAATGTTTCTTAATTAAATACAGATAGCGATGTTGAGGAGGGGGATGACACTATAGCTGGGCCAAgcaaacagaagaaaaaagttagaaTTGCATACAGAGAAAATCAACGAGAGTTAAGACCAGCTTAGAGACGAGCAGGGTCATTCCATCCCAActcgaattttttcgtcgcgaaaaaaaatagaaactgatgatttttttacagtgtgtTTCTTATGCATTTATCATGCACTCTGTGAAATCtcagatttttaattaaaacaggAAGCTGTGAAATTAGAATCAAAGTTTCCGGTTTTGCATTAAATTTGCATGCGGAAATAGCGGTTTTACTCATTTTTCGACCGTTTCTACTTACGgcatcaaaaaacaaaatgcatggaaaaattggaataattCAGGCTTTCCGAATGtgtattcaaaatttaaattatggGATGATTTGCACCCAGTGAAATAGCCTTTCATGGAATGAAGTTCACACCAAGACCATACGTCCCCGGCCCCCTAAGATGCTCGAAGAGGTGCCAGAGACTTGGCCACACAAGTAACCactgcaaagaagaagaaaagtgcaACCATTGTGGAACTGCGCACGACGATATGGCCAACTGCACAGCCCCACCACGTTGCATTAACTGTGAAGGGAAACATCCCACGAGCTCCGCTTCTTgcccaaaattcaaaaaaatgaaaatggccCCGCACAGCTCCAGTCGTTTAACCTATAGCCATGCCCTATGTGAATCAATGCACAACACAAGCCCTACAATAGCGATCTTGGATGGAAAAATCACTGCCATGCAGCAAAATTTGGCAGGAATCACCTCTAAACTCTCGAAAGTGCAAGAACTGGAGATAAAGGTTACCACCTTAGACTCTACGGTTGCCAAAATTCAAAGCTCGTTCAGCAAGCTTGAAGCCTGACAGGAAGCTGTCAATACCAAAATTGACATGTTGTGCCTTCTACTAACCAAGCTACTCCCGGACctagaagtgaaaaaaatggaTACAAGCCAGCCAAAGGGTGACGCCTATAATAGACAAAAATCCTCAAGCGGACAACAGATGAACCCCAGCACCAGAATTCCCCCAAAAAGTGAATCGTCTGATCCTGCAAGCAAAAAGCTTAGAAGGTGCCCGGGCATTCAACAAACAAGAAGatgattaatttaattcaatataATGCAAGAAGCctcaaaaaatctaatttaattGAGTTTAAATCGTACCTACACAAGCACAAACCGCACTTAGTCTTAATCTCAGAAACATTTGGGAAGGACACGTTTAGTGTCAAATTCAAGCAATATTATGTTGTCAACAAGAATTGCTCAAACCAGCCGGGAGGCGGCCTAGCGATCCTGATCCACAAATCGCTCCAATACTCGATGCTACAGCTCCCAAATCTGCAAACAATTGAAGTAATAGGTATATTGgtgtcaaaagaaaacaacggCCAGAAAGAAATGCTAGATTTTGTCTCCATCTACATACCCAATGGCCACCAGTGCAACGAAGACGAGCTAGACCAGCTAATAGCAGACAACAATAGCCTGATCATCAGTGGTGACTTCAACGCTAAGCACGGACTCTGGGAAACCGACTTTCAACACCCCAACCGCAGCGGAAGAGCAGTTTTCAGCCtcctggaaaaagaagaaaaaattatgttaGCAACCCCTCCTAATCTAGGAACCAGACAATGCCCCAACTCCCTCAAACTCTCAACAATCGACCTAGCATTTATGTCCCTCCACCTAGCGGCCACCGCAGAATTTACGGATCTATATTCCTCACCTCTAAGAGATCCAGAGACAGGCCAGCTGACCACGGACCTTGATGAAAAAGCTAGGATCCTGGCACAACAATATGACCACACTGACAAGAACTCCCAAGACAACCCAACCAACGAACAGCACATCGCAAGGATGATGGACACCCCTGAATTGAACGGCCTAAATTCCCCGATAACGGAGCGGAGGCTGCGGGACGGGAAGAGCAACCTGAAGAGCAACGCGATGGGCCAGGACATGGTCCACAACATGATGCTGAAAAACCTAccgaatgaaaataaaagccacTTGCTCCACCTCCTAAACTCCATGCTCCAAACAGCCTAAGTGCCAGATGACTGGAAGAAAGCTTCAATCATCCCAATCCTCAAAACAGGCAAACCATCTACCGAACCAGAACCATACCGTCCAATCTCATTAACATCGTGCTTAGGAAAAATCATGGAGAGAATCGTAAACAAAAGACTATCATGGTTTCTTGAGAAAAATGGCAAGAGGCTAAAAACACAAGCAGGATTTCGCAAAGGAAGAAGCACCATGGAAAAAGTTATCAGCCTGGACCACTACATCAGACAAGGATTCAATCAGCCAAAGTCTCTCAACACCTACGCAGTCTTCCGAGACATCTCAAAAGCTTTTGATTCGACATGGATTGAAGGCCTTCTGTTTAAATTAAGCAATATCGGTATAACAGGCAACATTCTCCGCTGGCTATCTAATCTACTCCGTAATAAAACCTACAACGTCAGGCTAGGGCATACAACTTCTGAAAATCGCGATCTAAAAATAGGCGTCCCACAAGGTTCTCCACTTAGCCCACTCCTGTTTTCAATCATGATCGACGACTTCCCAATACTCGCAAGGCCCGGTAAAACCCTACTATTTGCTGATGACATTGTGTGCCATTCCCACGCAAGAGACGGAGCCGAAGCTTAGACCATCCTAACCCCTTATCTTAAGAAAGTCTCCAACTggagtaaaaaataaaggttcAACTTCTCCGGCCCCAAATCCAGACTCGTTAACTTCTCaagacgaagaaagaaaaaacaaaaccgctACTCTTCATTTCCGGCTCAAGAATTCCAGAAGTCAGTGAAATAAAACACCTGGGAGTCTACTTGGACAAAGGGCTACGATGGGCCAAGCAAACAGACGAAATCTTACTAAAAACATCCAAGCTGAAAAGCCTCCTTAAAATACTCGCCAACACCAAGCATGGACCAAGCATCGAATCCCTCGTCATTATCTACAAAGCACTAGTCAGAAGCCGCATCGATTACGGCATCATGGTCTTCGGCTCTCCAAACCAGGTCAGAGAAAACAAGCTCGAAACTATTCAAAAACGCTTCATGAGGATCATCCTTGGCGCACCAAAATCTACACCCATTATAGAAATGCTGCTCGAACTGAACCTTCAGCCTCTTAAGACAAGGAAGACTTGGCTATCCGGGAGATACATCATCAGAATCGAGAAACAATCAAATCACCCTATGTATCCAATCTGCCGAAATCTCAGGAGAAATCCAACAAACTGGAAAAACCAGATCACGCCCTCACTCAAACAAGCAACATCGCACATCACTTTGGCCGGCCTAAAACTGTTCCAAAGTACACAGCCTTCTACGCACGAAATAAAGCCATGGGAGAAAATCCCAATCATCACCGACTACctcaaaatttccaaaaaaaaagccctATCCAACCCGATGAAAGCAAGATTCCTCTTCTATGagtacaaaaacaaactaaacatCACGTCAGAAGCCTACACTGACGGatctttaaataaagaaaccaAGAAAGCTTTCGCCAATAAGTAGCATTTGGGTGGTACCCATCCCCAATAGAATTAACCCTGTCAAAAACTTCATCCGCAGTACGAGGCCGGAAGAATTCGCAATCCTTAACCATATACCCCCATACGTTCTCTATAGGGTAAATATCTGCTCCCTTAGCTGGCCAAGGAAGAAGATCAAAATGaggattattttcaaaccaatACTTGATAATATTGGCACCGTGAATAGGCGACTTATCCTAAATAAATGGAATGCGCATTCCCGGGAATCTAATCTGAACGGAGGGAAGAAGGGTATTGCCAAGAATTTCCAAATATTTCTCAGCCGTTAATTTTCCGTCGATACGGACGAAGTGACCGGCTCTACTTGCGGAAAACTACGCCCAGACAGGGACGGATTTCCTTCCACTTCGATCTTTAACCTGGACGTGGTTGTTATCAAACCGGGCCGCACTCGTCCGATctaatatgaaataaataaatgcatacagtttacttttattagtataagttaacttaaaattaccgaaatgtttttatgtcactgaaaataacattttcccaGAACGCTTGGGTTTCGTTCCTGTAGTCGAAAGCAAATTCTAAACGTAAATTTGCGTGCGTAGGCGTTAAAAAGAATTTGCGCGCAGCTCACCTCGCATTAATTCCTTTCCTTTTCAGAATTCGGCTGATGGTGGTGGGACTCACATTCACATTCGCAACATCTAGAAGACATTAAATATAGTTCCGATATATTTTGTTAGCTTGATTaagatttgaattttcctGCTTCTCTTGCGCTGTCGTGATTGGCTTGGCAGCCACCGCAAGGggtatattgttttcttcttccggggTAATTTTTCTTGGTCTACCGGAACCCAACTGCCTAGTTACGTCACCCATGTCCCGATACCGTGTTTGCCATAAACTCATGGTCCCGACACCGATCCCTAATCGATCACTTATGAATCTAACTGACTTCCCGTCGTTTGAATAAGCGATGATAGCCCCGCGTTCTTTGtcgtttaaatgttttcttccgcGATCGGCACGAAACATTTCGACTACTTTCTACGATAGAAAATCTAGACTGATTTTTTCGTACTACATTATTTAAATTGCAGACCGTCCCATacatcccccaaaaaaaaaattagtgtCATAATGTCTGGGTCAAGCTTCCAATCAGActtaatgaaataagaaaaccatAACCATGGCCATGGATTTTAAGGGAATGGTTATGAGGAGCGCTGAGTAACCTTGGGGTTTCCGGTtacagaaataaatatatcgaTCTTACCCtctattaattattttaagttaatttttttttcctatggCTTGTAGGAAAGCCTAtataaagttttattttaacctTATGTATCCCCAACCCCAAAACGCTGGGGTTTAAAGGAAAGGGAAACCCAGCATAGATGTGCGGCAATAAAACGCCGAGCTCGTCTTCACTCCTCATTTTTTCTCAGTCATTCGTCCGTCAACATAACACAAAGACAATTATTCACTGCCAAtttggctcttcttcttttttcttttggaaaaactGTATTTTTATTGGTGACCTGAGAGATTTGGGTAGcgaaatttatattttgtgtttcttttttaaatttatttctctaatcattgttatttattttttaaattaaatctcGCGGGAGATTCAATCACGCTCCCGCTTCAAAGTCCCCGACGGAGATCTGTTCTCGTGACCGGGTGCGTGTCCTACGACTTCCCGAGGACAATTCATCACGTTGAAGGATCACTCAACATCGAGCAGTATTTCACCGTGTTGGAGAGTGTGGCCGCGCCTGGAAGAACTATCGTTTACTCCCGCAGTCCAGTTAATTTATCACCAAGGGTAAAGGAATGGATTGCTGCCCACAACGTGTCCAGCATCTTGTGGCCGGTCAAGTCATCGGGAACGTGAATGATTTATGGggggaaattgaatttcaatggGAAAAGTTTATATACAATCAATTTTATGTCATGTCGTCCACTGCTGGATATTTATGGCTGGATTTGTCTATAGTGAAGAACAATACAATGCTTTATAAactcatgtttgtttttttctttcagtagATTTTATCGAGTGTGGGACTATGTTATGGGATTCAGTTAAATCGATTTTGTCTTTTCACGGAGGATCTTATTGAGACATCGGCTGTTAATCATTTAGTAGTTATTTTGCAGTGGTAAGCGTGCTTGAATACTATTTCAAAGTGCGATGATTCATTTCCAGAACCGGGCGAAACTTTTATCACGCTTTTTCATTAAGGATCAATCACGAAAACAGTTGGAATCACGCTTGGCGTATGaatataagtaaaaaaaaaacattttgcgtGAATTTACACTTTTCTCAAACCAGCATTAAATACTGATTTCAATGTATAAATTATAAAACATGCGTCACCGAGTCAATGGTTATAACACTCTTCTGTCAATTCAAATATCTATGGTTCAAGTCGCTTTAatgtttgttctttctttcttattttcttttttaaaagaaaagtagacGTTATCCAACACTTGAAACGTAAATAGAggacgaacaaaaaaatttgaagaaaaaatactaaattgCTGTCCTATTTTTCCCAAACAGCGTCTATATGCCATACACACCACACCATCGGGAGCGCCTAGAGTCCGTATTCCTAGAAAGGAATAAACAATAGGAATTGAAAATGCCTTTAGGCCATGTCTGGCTTATGTCCCATACTTTTCGTCTCATTCcactctcctcctcctcttttttggtcagaacgaaaaaatagataagTACTTTGTTTGTATAAGTTTATTTGTCTCCCaagggattttttttacaactaaAATCGCGTTCGGATTTTATTGCAGGGTACTTTACTTCCTTTTCTTAGCATTGTTAAATTTCGTAAACATGAACTGGGATCCAAccgaaaatttcattatttgtcaACATATTGggatttgaaatgttgtcaACATCCACACAACTGTATGAAGTTTGAACGAGATTTTGCCATAAAACAGTGGCATACATTTCACAAAAGATGTTAGTTAGTTTGTCGTTAAAATGGGTAATTATTCGTCTGATATGATcttgcttttttgaaaatcggcCGCTAGATGACGTGGCGAAATGACATCTGTCAATGGCGAAGATCTttagaaaatgacgaaaaattctcaagattttcaattgccaatatctctgctaataaccgtttaaaataaaaacggggcgAGATGTCTCTGGAGGGAGGCAATATctttcattctgaaaaattatatttttttttaaaggtatggtttgcccgaaaactgatgtcaaaaatcggaaaaaacaCTACAATTTCTGGGGGGtcccttagtttttattaaataacttaaaaactatACTAGCTAGAACATTGCGGATTTCACCATTTGGTTTTCCGTAAAATCCTGCACAAAATGGTTTATACAGGAACTGGCTGCGATGCCTTCGTCacccttttccaaaaattgtaaacccccaaaacccccAATTTTGGCCTCATTGAGTGGTGGACTCTATGTTAAATAACATTCGGGGATCGCGTTTGCACCAATATCAGATTCCCACTTTTGGaacaaagaaatatataaaatgtgTTCATAAATACCTctaaaaattgtgtttacgTTGCATCACAGCcttagtttacccattaaaattaaagaaagtccaagcctgggatgctgtttagtcttttcttgtgtttaaTACTTAGAATCTTAGATGTAAACAATAACATGGGTGATCTTAATGCTAGTGATCCAATACTTGGGCAAACTTTAACCCTTTTTACCACAAACCCTAACAATTTTAACAAAGAATAAGAGTATACTCACAGGAAAGAAATTTATGCCTGTGACAGATCtgctgacaagtgacaagctCAAACCgctcaaacacacaagaaaagactaaacagcatcccaggcttggactttctttaattttaatgggtaaactaagctgaattatacatttaaaattactctataaaaagcagaatgttctaaacaacgataat
Proteins encoded in this window:
- the LOC124208654 gene encoding uncharacterized protein LOC124208654; amino-acid sequence: MFRTKVNEDIRIIREEGPTRCLRNLHQYVENVTYCDTQRFSYDEKGNIGLKCGSEKEEPNTVLGCVWGMISLPAQESAICRVKGKFDSNHYKNILRQYVLPLCLSERIGLVHDWYPVHRSKAVNEFSGEHKSSIFVVDWPKSFGDIMPLEQLWLEMSLKFTEENVKLALWAVWREKSPRCGQRFALPNLSSNSSSKFPSNFSRSSTIVVHNTSISFFFISVFPLSIEVNENVGHIMYRDYGTCR